From the Candidatus Manganitrophaceae bacterium genome, the window AGCTTCGGCTGGGTCTCTTGAAGGAAGGCGAACACCTGCGCCGGGAAGAGCGCCCGCTCCCCGTCCCATTCTATTTTCGCTCCGGCTGTCCAACCGGCGCGGACCAGGAGGGTTTCTCCCACATAGGCTTCAAAGGCCCGTTCGGTGGTTTGCGACATGCCGTCACGCCCCTTTTGCGCCGAGGACAAATCGCGCCCGTTCTCTACGCAGCATTTCATAAGGTGTCATGCACTTGATACTCAAGCCGATACAGACGTTCGGGATTTTGACCTTACGCACGGTTTCCGCGGCGACTTCATGCGTGACCACGGTATGTTCGTGCGCGAGCGCTTGGGCGACAAGATAGTAGTCGGCGAGCTGTAAGAATGCATTGACCGCGGCGGCGCTGTATCCTTGGCCGGTGACCCAGGTGCTCACCCTGTTCAGAGCGGGCAACATCTCCGCGTCGGGCGGCCTGAAAAAACCGGCCCCGCGCGCGGTCGTCCATTTCGCAAGGCCATCGTTCCCGGCGAGGAGCTCGTCGCCCACGCGCTCGATGCTGAAGACATTTCCCGCCGCATTTTCGGCGGCC encodes:
- a CDS encoding DUF4411 family protein, giving the protein MGYLLDANIFIQAKNLHYGFDFCPAFWDWLAAENAAGNVFSIERVGDELLAGNDGLAKWTTARGAGFFRPPDAEMLPALNRVSTWVTGQGYSAAAVNAFLQLADYYLVAQALAHEHTVVTHEVAAETVRKVKIPNVCIGLSIKCMTPYEMLRRERARFVLGAKGA